In a genomic window of Trichoderma atroviride chromosome 4, complete sequence:
- a CDS encoding uncharacterized protein (BUSCO:EOG092D04RH~MEROPS:MER0000865): MAGGYDLRSQDLEANAYAALPGTQAEFVAHNMTPLKSNLVGRELFGCHPSRWIYELINNNFTVCDLFQRAREARLDSHYAWDHPHRLVINGNQSYSTSSSKVLSSICLDCHYHFLFRVEWEQEHSDVLCHHTHSDWPIGDTQFPWHHLVWAPSENDAEITRDRSKYYPLLAREYFACSAPSCTFQVTLDISEPRMASWWVNLLLDHETILQQLNAARRDESTRYESATDDWANQAPSNLNTYLKNLLETTPETTRSISKRNKRFAVLFGPRCFSIFRELEFKEVTEINDGVDEGSFTPTPPPPADGIAGNTKVGTFRAYLEDVRSEVQNLIFKSGSTAERPTFCITALHNHLGCNEVPHVNTNPLVNMEQYKFIGTLPGQSKEIVVNAYKRQWELAPSRRRELVDMLRNIANDAGNELLSAYAMTQSSVFESQLQTYTNSDDDGLASQALEFLGLSPPNNYSAEATIQAFREKLARDPSEAGTARSMLLLIAQSSNDDSYQASLLMEADDKMSLETSKVILGLDTVDGPWQNAVDATKAKLDKSTSKEAKGVYLDALDSIAEHTSSPSLKHSVLELRHSLGFSNSEFDNGDSRAANLNLPMGLHNIGNTCYLNSLLQYLFTVKPIRDIVFNYDSLRLELNDENIQARRLGGNKMQMDRGEAVVAQAFAEEMATLFESLRTSDRTATRPSQRLANAVLLSTHTLLSGSKQPSETPTIVNPPPLPARPSPALPTESHDDINMVNVSVQAVSDSIETRSRSSTQTLVDQDDARSDRSYEKVETVTEDTSGQPQSVPILIDLEDDTLMTEAPQDDKKSTILVDMDESKDTPVDVRPENADVDMIDIEKPETVDQKVLNALEHQKRSSGTDQQDVEEVMGSILNRLQAAIRPTSVDSTSGIQLEKIMETFFVTTVNYTKKFDEKEYQHEISFDRSITAFPAAEGPCSLYDALGRNFDQQILEESKLSRYTAIKTLPPVLHILIQRSQSMGSKNGNPVVIPETLYLDRYMDAPHDSPVFQQRVQDWMTAERIVDLKSQLAKVEANPAYMTFFQNYGSESEVTDDTAKQSTSGSDEFMKDEIDSENWDFDGPVEDDFLLITPANVTKETAPEEPANKITDIQKTHAAVLEMMESELRQRQEALEASMSSQKQISYRLHAVICHRGHLTSGHYWVWIHDFEANVWRWYNDADVKENKDTAEVLQALSTSGEPYYLCYVRDEDKDQYVSVPKREPPKKEEGGGQEQEGQPEAEQTKPVVEIESAPLTAADRDGDVEVIDARKEGDPVIAPEVDAVAQEPQEPQDSQKTVVMEDASQF, from the exons ATGGCCGGCGGGTATGATTTGCGGTCGCAGGACCTCGAGGCGAATGCCTATGCGGCCTTGCCTGGGACGCAGGCGGAGTTTGTTGCACATAATATGACGCCACTCAAGTCTAATCTGGTCGGGCGAGAATTATTCG GATGCCACCCCAGCCGCTGGATATACGAGCTGATCAATAACAACTTTACCGTCTGCGACCTTTTCCAGCGAGCTCGGGAAGCCAGGCTGGACAGTCACTATGCATGGGATCACCCCCATCGGCTAGTCATCAATGGGAACCAGTCTTATTCGACATCGTCGTCAAAGGTTTTATCCTCCATCTGCTTGGACTGCCATTATCACTTCTTATTCCGTGTTGAGTGGGAACAAGAGCATTCAGATGTTTTGTGCCACCATACCCACAGTGACTGGCCCATTGGAGATACTCAGTTTCCCTGGCATCATTTAGTCTGGGCGCCATCTGAGAACGACGCTGAGATTACTCGAGATCGATCAAAATACTATCCGCTGCTAGCTCGCGAATACTTTGCCTGCTCGGCTCCGTCATGCACGTTCCAGGTTACCCTTGATATATCAGAACCGCGGATGGCCTCGTGGTGGGTAAATCTCTTGCTGGACCATGAGACTATTCTTCAACAGTTGAACGCCGCGAGAAGGGACGAATCTACACGATATGAAAGCGCTACCGATGACTGGGCCAACCAAGCGCCATCCAATCTTAATACGTACCTAAAGAATCTCTTGGAAACGACTCCCGAAACTACCAGAAGTATCTCGAAACGGAATAAGAGATTCGCAGTTCTGTTTGGACCCCgttgcttctccatctttcgaGAACTTGAGTTCAAAGAGGTTACCGAGATTAATGACGGAGTCGATGAAGGGTCATTCACTCCAActcctccaccgccagcagACGGTATTGCCGGGAACACTAAAGTGGGCACATTTCGCGCCTATCTTGAAGATGTGCGCTCTGAAGTTCAAAATCTCATATTCAAGTCTGGAAGCACTGCGGAACGCCCGACTTTTTGTATTACTGCTCTGCATAATCACCTGGGCTGCAATGAAGTTCCTCATGTCAACACAAATCCCTTGGTAAACATGGAGCAATACAAATTCATAGGAACTTTGCCTGGCCAGTCAAAAGAGATTGTTGTAAATGCCTATAAAAGGCAGTGGGAACTTGCGCCCTCTAGGCGAAGGGAGCTTGTGGACATGTTACGGAATATTGCTAATGACGCTGGTAACGAACTTTTGTCTGCCTACGCCATGACTCAGTCATCCGTCTTTGAGAGCCAGCTTCAAACGTATACCAacagcgatgatgatgggcttgCCTCTCAAGCATTAGAATTTCTTGGCCTCAGCCCACCAAATAATTATAGCGCGGAGGCAACGATACAAGCCTTTCGAGAAAAGCTGGCGCGAGACCCATCTGAAGCGGGTACTGCGAGGAGCATGCTTTTGTTGATTGCCCAGTCATCCAACGATGACTCTTATCAGGCATCACTACTTATGGAGGCTGATGACAAGATGTCACTTGAGACATCCAAAGTGATTCTAGGGCTGGATACAGTTGACGGGCCGTGGCAGAACGCAGTTGATGCTACAAAAGCAAAG CTAGACAAAAGCACATCAAAGGAAGCCAAGGGCGTATACCTTGACGCATTGGATTCGATCGCTGAGCACACGTCTTCGCCCTCACTCAAACACTCAGTTTTGGAACTTAGGCATTCCCTGGGCTTCAGTAATTCTGAGTTCGATAATGGCGactccagagcagccaaTTTGAACCTTCCCATGGGCCTGCACAACATCGGCAACACCTGTTATTTGAATAGCTTACTCCAGTATCTCTTCACCGTGAAGCCTATTCGTGATATCGTATTCAACTATGACAGCTTGCGGTTAGAGTTGAACGATGAGAACATACAGGCACGTCGACTTGGTGGAAACAAGATGCAAATGGATCGGGGGGAGGCTGTCGTTGCGCAAGCAT TTGCGGAAGAAATGGCCACGCTGTTTGAAAGTCTTCGAACTTCCGACAGAACTGCCACTCGGCCTTCTCAAAGACTCGCCAACGCAGTTTTATTATCAACTCACACTCTCCTGTCTGGCTCGAAGCAGCCGTCTGAGACTCCTACGATAGTGAACCCTCCGCCCTTGCCCGCTCGCCCATCGCCTGCCCTTCCCACGGAAAGCCACGATGATATTAACATGGTCAATGTCTCTGTGCAAGCTGTGTCAGATTCGATAGAAACGCGGAGCCGTTCTAGCACTCAAACTCTCGTTGATCAAGATGACGCTCGCTCAGATCGCTCGTATGAGAAGGTTGAGACAGTGACAGAAGATACCAGTGGCCAGCCACAGTCCGTCCCGATACTTATTGACTTGGAGGATGACACTTTAATGACTGAGGCGCCGCAAGACGACAAGAAATCGACCATTCTAGTGGATATGGACGAGTCTAAAGACACTCCTGTGGATGTCAGGCCAGAGAATGCTGATGTCGACATGATTGATATAGAAAAGCCAGAAACGGTGGATCAAAAGGTTCTCAATGCCCTTGAGCACCAGAAGAGATCTTCTGGAACCGACCAGCAAGATGTTGAGGAAGTCATGGGCAGCATTCTCAACCGTCTCCAGGCAGCGATTCGCCCAACTTCGGTTGACAGCACAAGCGGCATCCAGCTGGAAAAAATTATGGAGACCTTCTTCGTCACAACAGTCAATTATACCAAGAAATTTGATGAGAAGGAGTACCAACATGAGATTAGCTTTGATCGATCAATTACGGCGTTTCCGGCTGCTGAAGGACCTTGCTCATTGTACGATGCACTCGGAAGAAATTTCGACCAGCAGATTCTAGAGGAAAGCAAGCTCTCGCGATATACCGCCATCAAGACGTTACCGCCGGTCTTACACATTTTGATTCAGCGGTCGCAATCCATGGGCAGCAAGAACGGCAACCCAGTTGTTATACCTGAGACTCTATACCTCGATAGATACATGGACGCTCCCCATGATTCGCCCGTTTTCCAGCAAAGGGTACAGGATTGGATGACTGCAGAGCGAATTGTTGATTTAAAGTCACAACTGGCAAAGGTCGAAGCAAACCCAGCCTATATGACCTTTTTCCAGAACTATGGGAGTGAAAGTGAGGTTACAGATGACACAGCGAAGCAATCCACTAGCGGAAGTGACGAGTTCATGAAAGATGAAATAGACTCTGAAAATTGGGATTTTGATGGGCCAGTAGAAGATGACTTTTTGCTTATCACGCCGGCAAATGTCACTAAAGAGACTGCTCCTGAGGAACCCGCCAACAAGATTACAGATATACAGAAGACGCACGCTGCAGTGCTAGAAATGATGGAATCGGAACTGCGCCAACGACAAGAAGCGCTTGAGGCAAGTATGAGCAGCCAGAAGCAAATTTCGTACCGTCTCCATGCTGTCATCTGCCATCGTGGCCACCTGACGTCGGGACACTATTGGGTGTGGATCCACGATTTCGAAGCCAACGTTTGGCGTTGGTATAACGATGCGGATGTGAAGGAGAACAAAGATACTGCAGAAGTACTACAGGCCCTAAGCACTAGCGGTGAGCCGTACTACCTCTGCTACGTACGCGACGAAGACAAGGATCAATATGTCAGCGTCCCTAAAAGAGAGCCTCCTAAGAAGGAGGAAGGTGGCGGCCAGGAACAAGAAGGCCAACCAGAGGCTGAACAAACGAAGCCAGTCGTTGAGATTGAATCAGCACCCTTGACCGCAGCCGATAGGGACGGAGATGTTGAGGTTATTGACGCAAGGAAGGAAGGTGACCCAGTGATTGCCCCTGAGGTGGATGCGGTGGCGCAAGAGCCGCAGGAACCGCAAGATTCTCAGAAGACAGTAGTCATGGAAGATGCAAGCCAATTTTAA